One Candidatus Nanosynbacter featherlites genomic region harbors:
- a CDS encoding type 1 glutamine amidotransferase, protein MTTITIIQLYPKDMNLYGDWGNTLVLKKRLEWRGFRVEIIDHNPGDATDFSTGDIFVGGGGQDAGQLAIQDDLLSRGEELKNLASNGVPMLLICGMYQLFGRQFVTNDGSVIRGIGVLPVETTAGEERLIGNITLESEQFGTIVGYENHSGQTFLDDTVQPLGKVVRGAGNNTTDGTEGVRFNNVIATYLHGSLLPKNPTIADFLIAKALERRGISAEDLKPLEVDTLAQTAQQVAAERPR, encoded by the coding sequence TCATCCAATTATACCCTAAGGACATGAATCTCTACGGCGACTGGGGCAATACCTTGGTGCTCAAAAAAAGGCTGGAGTGGCGAGGCTTTCGTGTCGAAATCATCGACCACAACCCAGGAGATGCGACTGACTTCTCGACCGGAGATATTTTTGTAGGCGGCGGCGGACAAGACGCTGGGCAATTAGCCATCCAAGATGATTTACTGTCACGCGGCGAGGAGCTAAAAAACCTGGCTAGCAACGGCGTTCCCATGTTACTCATCTGTGGGATGTATCAGTTGTTTGGACGACAATTTGTCACCAATGACGGTTCTGTCATCCGCGGCATTGGCGTACTGCCCGTGGAAACGACTGCCGGAGAGGAACGACTCATCGGCAATATCACCCTGGAGAGCGAACAGTTTGGCACAATCGTTGGCTATGAAAATCACAGCGGTCAGACATTTTTGGACGACACAGTTCAGCCACTGGGCAAGGTAGTCCGTGGTGCTGGCAATAATACCACTGACGGCACCGAAGGAGTTCGGTTCAATAACGTCATAGCAACCTACTTGCACGGATCGTTATTGCCGAAAAATCCAACGATCGCTGATTTTTTGATAGCCAAAGCTTTGGAACGCCGCGGTATATCTGCCGAAGACCTCAAACCACTTGAGGTTGATACTCTGGCGCAGACAGCGCAACAGGTTGCAGCTGAACGACCTCGATAA